gttataatattattatttttaatttaaaaatgtctcaaaatatttttcattttgaaaacttaactaagacaattttagattttttttcacttttctcaAGAGAAATTTGTAATGGAATTAAATTAAGTCAAATATTAACAAGCAGTGATGTGGgtctcatttaataaaaaaattagataaataaaagacaaaaatataaaactagttccatatttattttaatatattttttctctctataaaGTTGATCTCACAACTTATAAAACTAAATAACATgacataaaattgaaaaaaaggattaaaaaactacaaaaaaaaatgttaaaaattattattaacgGATACTTTACGGTGCCTGTTAACAACCCTTAAATTAAAATGGACAATGGTGGGGaataaacattttatatataaaaagaaaaagaaaaagaattaaagaaccaagatcaacaaataaaaaaggtgAGACAAAAAGTCTTTAGATGTATGGGATGAGGAAAAAAGTGGGTGCAGATAGTAAATAATTGTACTTAGCGGTTAATAAACTGTGGATCATGTGGCGGAAGATGACCTGGCCGGCATGTCACATCACATGTGATTGAACATAAAAACGCTCCCTTTGTTTAtcacactttttcactttttactgtttctttcttttttgactttttcaCACCAAAGACTTTTAAGAGTCATCTgccacaatttattttaaatttagtgtAGGCTATTTTAACTTGGggtagctttttatttttatttttatttttaagatagTATTAACTTATAGAGTTTGcttttgataataattttttattatcaaactaaaatatcaataaatttttggtgtagacatGGATTGAATtccaaatcttttatttaaccatcaaagactttactaattaagttaaCTGAAACCCAGACTAGGATAGCTCATGATTaaggttgagttttttttttttttttttttttttttgtgtgtagtaattgattctttttttagGTGCTATTGCACATGGGTTAGTCAAAGAAGTaattgtttattaaattttgttacttCTCAATATTGTAATATCcaataaattcatttttaattgaaacCCGATAGTATATTAGTATTCAATATCCGATAACAAAGGACATTATATTATGTTATGTATAAGAAGGTGTCTTTTGAGATATCTCTCACAACATATGTGGGTCTCACATGTTGTGAGAGAGATCtctcataagataatttttaattatatataatttttaaagttttattttactttcatATTTTTGGTCCACATATTTCTTAGAGTAATGATACATATCTAAGtttgcaatttttaaaaattcttatttGGACCCACTATTGACATTGTTTTATTATCTATCATTAACAACTTGCAACCTCAATAAATGGAtatgaaattgtaaaattaaatcaatttcaaaatactCCTTTTGAATGCATGTACCATATATgcttttgtatttaaatttaactCAAAAAGAGGATATATATTTATTCACACACAATTTCATAACTTCCTAATCTAACATCACTCTAATACGAGCACCAATGCTAACACAAATTTTACATACAATTTCACAACTTACTATGTGAAAATTGTGTTAGTGGTGAGCTCGtattaaaatgatattaaaCCAATTATAACTTACCACCTTAGGAGGTTATGAATAAAGGCATATACGAGTGACATAGTTCAATCCGAATATGATAGAAAACTCTAGAAATGACCAATGAATGCATGTTTCATAATGAGTTTAGTACAAGCCCACAAAAGCTTTATTTTGACCTCTCAATTTATTTGTAACATTTCTTGTTCAATTTATTGGGTAGGCCATTGATCAAGGTTAACCAAATGGAGTGCAGTCTCACTTTAATTAAAGCCAATTGCTAAATGTGCCATATCATGGTACAGAGTGAGTACTGCTGCAATGTTCATCtttattcaaaattcaaaatttatctaTTTCATGAGTAGCACCTTATTTAATATTTGGCATGaacattacaaaataaatattgtcactgaattttcttcattttccttCTTTAATACTCCATATTTCCTTCATTTACAAACCTGAAAAGCTAAAATTCAGACATGCACATTGGTACTTACTTGCTTACAAAATACATGTATTATGAAGGCTGGAAGATGCCAAAGGTATCACCATCCTTGTTACAGCTACTCAAGGGGAACAATGCCATATGCATGCACATGATCATGCTAAATTGCACTTGATTAACTTTGACCAGATATGCATCATGCTGTTTACCATATGCCAGCCacaaaatgccaaatatttaCCATGCTAGGCCTTGGTGCACTAGGATTCAGATTGACTTTGGTGGAATTTGTGATAATCTCTACTACTATTTTGTGTAAGGATTGAGGCCTTGAAGAGAGGTGCATGACCAGAACCTTTTAGCCAAAAATCCCATTCTGGGGGATTTGTGTTTATCGTGTTCTCTTGTAGAGAGATTGGTATGGACAATCATCTTGAGTTACAATATAAAGTCATTGGATAGAACCTTAGTTTACATCAGAAAGTAAAGAGTGTCTCTACTGCCGGAGCAAAAGGGATTGGCCTCATTGATTCATCAAAGGTGATCCTTTATAATTTGAGTAGACTTGAGGTTCTAAAAAGATAAGGAGGCcaataagtttataaaattgCTATAAATTTACATACAGCATCATCAACATTCAAGAGCAATGTCTGTAttcctaaaacaaaattaaataatacaaGGGCAAACTGAACTTCATTCCTGCTATCTTTCAAATCATTCTGGCTGGATGACTCAGTCACTCACACAATGCTCAAGGCTGCCACAATCCCATCTGGATCAACTGTAGTCGTGTTCTAAACTGAAACAAGTACGTATCTCAAAGCAAGTAAAAGGCACTCAAAAAGCTGCAACTTATTCAGTCTGCTTAGATGCCTATAGGCTATAAGTAAAAGCATGATTGCTTTTACATCTTATGATACAAAAGCCACAGTAAAAAACCTTCCGTCACATTGGTCACAATGTCCATAGATGAATGAGAACCAAGGGTAAAGAAGCTCCTCATTGTGAATAGCATGAAACAGCAGCCAGAAACTAGTGGCTGGACGAGATTGAAAAGTCATTGTCAAGCAAATGATCCAGGAACCATCGATTTCAACCTTCTAGGGAGATTCATCAAAAAACAGCCACTTCTctgaaaaatgaataatatccGCTACAGAATGCCAATTCTCTAATCTCTTTTCCCCTGTTTCagtagaaaatttttataaattaaactGAAGCATTTGgcattctttaaaatttttggcatagatttattttttaaggagcATTTTTTAACCAAGCCGACTCATAGAGtaactccaaaattttaaaatttcccCATCTACATTATAAATCCTACTGGTTTTTAGAAATGGGTAAGATTTTGATTAGTACAGTACAGCTATACAACCAAGTTTATCTTCTGACATTGAAGAGCCAATATGGAAAGCAACCTCCCATGCCTACATGTGTTTGTAAAAGTGGCGAGTTTGCTTTTATCTAATTGATTTAGGCCTGGACCCATAAAGATAGAACATGGTCGGATTTTCTGATTATATTCATGATAAATTAAGCATTCCAAGGGTGATTGATAGACATGACCATCTAAATAATGCACCCAAAAAGATCATCCACAGAATGATCAAATAAATTGAGACAATTCGTAGTCTTACCTGTTAGTATTTACACCATGATTTAATTCTGCATGCAATAATACTGAGGAGCCAGCTCAGATAACCACAAGTAATCGATTCTAGTTATGTTGCGGATGTATTTATGATTAGTTTGGACTAGTTCATTGAAAATAATACACTCTGGTTTAGCCTGGAATAACACAGAAGAAGGGTGGATCTGCACCACCTGACCGCTTGCCAAAGCCCTGTCAATCAATCAGGTAAATATGAGAAATCTAATTAAAAACAGaccattttatattaataaaaaatacgAACATATGACAAGTGAAGGTCAAATATAGTgacaatccattaaaaaaaaaaaaaaaaaaaaaccctaaaggaacaccctcaaatagTGAAGGTTGACTTCATTAAAGGGTTATAAACAGAAATGAAACCTTGAAGATTTGctaaatgaatttaaaatatcaTTCATGTCAAGGTGACATCCAATACCTGTATGTTCCCTCAGGCTGCTTCAAAGCTGCATTGATGAAAAAGGAAGCAGCAAGGCATCTGCGGAACTGAAGCATGTCATCTCCACAAGAAGCCACACAAAGACCCATTTGTTCAACATGCCCTTGAATTTGACTACAACAAAGCACCTAACAAACTTAAGAACGCAGATTCGATGCAATGGAAACTATAACAGATCAGATAGTAAGTTCTGAAGGTTTGAGACCATTTGACAGAATATCATTTTGAAAACAAGACATAGGAAATTAGATATAAACCTGACAAGGATAATAGTAAACTGACCCGTGAATATCACGAGCATGCCTCAGAGAACGACTGTTGATAAAATTATCCTTACACCACTTCCTCAGAATTTTTTCACTCTTCTCCTTGCTAAGCCCTACCGTTTTCTTCTCTAAGAACTCATTTGATGCACGATATACATTAATCATAGTAAGGTGGTCTCCATCCGGACTTGAAAAGCATTTCGTTGCAGTTCTTGCCTGACCAACATAGAAATAACATGGAACTTTCAGCTGAAAGAACTATTGAGAAAAAGGGGAAGAGGGGGGGAGGGTGGGGTTCAATCACATCAAAGCAACAAGGAGCTGCAATAGTCCTCTCTAACATACACACAAAATAGCTGACAATAAATCCATATCAAAGAGTTCCATAAATGATTTAATCTGTAACTACATTCCACAATTCTTGCCAAGACTAATGTTCCTACTACTCATTGAAGTATTGAACTCCTACTCAACAGATGCACATAATATTACTGGGCCCTTCGGCTATATCTAGTAGCTTTACCAAACTGAACCATCAGAACTATAGATTGAAAATCTTGCTAATTACCACTTGCTTATGTTACTTAACATCTGGCTAATGCAAATAATATCAAGGCATTCATTCAGTCATTAAAGTATTATTGCCCAACTATAATACCAATGAGGAGATAATAAGGAATACTGTTAAAGATATTGAGTTTATGTTAATGTAAGAGGCCAAATTTAGTGTAAAGTCTGTCTAGGGCTAACCCTAGACTCTACTCCTACATAAATCCTATCAGGGTCATTGTAATCTATACTTCATCATATTCTAACAATGAAGCCATTAGGGCTTTACACGATGGACATAAGCCATCAGGCTGAACCACATAAACCCTCGTGTGTTcttgttctctctctttcttgcttGCTTCCACATTCTTCTATTTCATCTTTaattttaacatggtatcagagccactttCCTGTGGCCTTCAACTGCTTCCACTATTTCACAATCTTCGTCCTTTTGTTTCTCCAAAACCACAAATCTGAAAATCCTTCACAACTTCTCACAGCTGCCATCTCCATCCTATTTCTCGCAGGCCACAActgtttaaaataataattataaaaatgaagtCATGATTCAAGATCTATGGGTCTATCTCATGCATCTGCATCGATTGCAATAGGCAAACATCACGTTGCTTTATGAGCAGTAGATTCAATGAAGTTTTGGGCGTTTTATTACTCAACCTGTGGCTCTTTTATGGAATTTTACATTATGTGAATTCTCATAAGTCAATATCCTTGGGAAAGTTGAAAGAGAGAAGAACACAAGAGTTATGTGGTTCGGTCAACGGCTTACATCCATGAGATAAAGCCCTAGCAGCTACATCTTTTCTATATTCTCAattatttattacaatgaaccctagTAGGTTATATATAAGAGCTACGGTTACCCTATATGGGCTTACAATATGTTCGGCCTCTTGGGCCATTACATTAACACAAACCCAATATCTTTAACAAATACATTAGTTGATATGCACACATACCTCTTCTAACTTCTCACGAGGAGTGTAAAAAATAGATTCCACGGAAAGCATGGCAACAGTAATCAACATTTCTTCCAAGCAGTTGAACTGACTAGCCAGGATAAGAGCTTTGGCATAAATAGGGTCTAATGGTAGCCGAGCCATTTGATGGCCAACTGGATTTGACAGCTTACACTCATCTGTTAAAGCACCTAGCAAGTACAACTGCTCCAGTGATTTGACAATAGATGCCCTGCtcaaaaatgcaaaagaatcATGTACCAATGGATATTGTTGAAAGATaataaagcaaaaagaaaaagatgggggccaggggggtgggggtggggtgGGGAAGGAACAACATAACAGATTATAAAATGAAGATCATAAGAATAGCTACATGCCTTCTAGAAAACAATACAGATTCCAAGAGGTAGCAGCATTGAGAAACAGAGACTACCAAGCTAATGAGGTCTCTAGCACAAATTGCACCTCATCCCCTAAGAATGGGATGGAGGACAAagtcatgggttcaagacccacttgTTGCATTTTAACTTACCAATtaaagaaaactgaaaaagaatcaaaagactGCCAAAGCATTTCACTGAAAGCCAGTTTTAAATACAAATATGAAGCCATTAATTACAGATGTGCAATTAAGTAATAATGATTCTCATAATAGTCAGCTACAACAAATCTGCAACTGCTGGAATCAACCCAAATACATTTTCACTCTATTTTACTTCCTGACattttacatactttttcaAATGAATTAATAGGTTGGCTTGGGGTTTTTCTCAGATGGAGCTAACTAAGAAGATGCATACAGGCAAAAATAATCCAAGTCAAGTCTTAAATTTTAGGGGTTCAAGTCATCATAATACATAAACATGCACACACCCAAAAATGCTGAAATGTCTACAAATGTTTACCTTGATGGTTTCTCCATGAAGTCAAACCCAAGAATATCATTGACACCCAGAGCCTTGAGCTGCAAAATGACATTAGAGAGGTTGCACCGCTTGATCTCAGGCTTTGTTGAATCCTCAAGTTTCTCAAATTCACCCTCAGGGTAGAGACGAAAGCACTTTCCAGGTCCTTCACGCCCTGCACGTCCACTGCAGTAGGATATCAGTAGTCATCCTGGATTAATGTGCATAAACATCCTTCTAAGTTTCCATGGAATACCAATCTGACTGTGGGATCagaacaccaaaaaaaaaaaaaaaaaaaaaaaagaggaagaaagagagataacCATATGCATGCATGAAGATGAAGATAATAAAAACAAGGTATACATGGCTGGTGTCCAAATTCAAATTAATAGTACAACTACAAGTAATGAACtatgtcacaatttttttggcAAACAAAACCTTGTATTAATTGAAAGGAATTTCAATTGGTGACTACAGAGTACAGGTGTTGTTAAGATATAAGCAAGACCCTATTAAGTCAAACACTCAATTCATTGAGGCAACTGTTGTTATAACAAGCGTGGACCCATGATTAAGTGAAAAGAGAAGCAGAAGCTCAATTGGTGATGAAGATGGTTGTAAATTTAGTAAATAAGCGTGCAAGATAAAATTAATCTCCAAGCAATTAAAAATCAGTTAAACCTTCTTCATGATCATCATACAAACTCAACTGCTCCAATATGCTTACCTCCTTTGAAGAGCTTGAGATTTAGACGTTGGAACAATGATCAAAGATTCCATCCCTTTGAGCGGATCATAGGAGCGTGCTTTTACAAATCCAGGATCTATAACATACTTGATTCCAGGTATAGTAACTGATGTCTCAGCAATGTTTGTTGCTAATATTACCTAAAAAACCAATGCATTGACAAGATTAAATTGTtagtcaaaatgaaaaaaagaaaagaaaaaaagactaatTATTATGAACAGAATGacaaattggaaataaaaaggggagattaaaaaaaaatttaaaaaaagaagctaGATTACCAACTGCAAGATTATCTAAAGACATTTCAAGTATAGTTGGGTCATTTATGCTTGGAACTATAACAGAGGGCTGAAAGAATTTCGAAATATATCATATTTTCATGGAGGGAGGAGGCATGCTGTCTAACCAATCAGTCTGTAGTTTTCACTACCATTTAAAAAAGAACATATAGTGTTGATCAGATAACATACATAACAGAAGTGGCTCTCACATTTAACAAAGGAAAATTCAGTTGGCTGGCTAATTGACAAAGTTCAATTTATTTCTTCGGTCATAAGAATAAAACGTAGATAAGTTGTCATGTGTCAGTTTATTTGAAAAATTCATTCCCATAATGATTGGTGGAGTTTCATCAACAGGGCTATTGTGGTGATGGCTGTGCAAACCCTTAGAAGGCCAGAATATATAAAGATGGATAGAGTGATGGTGGCAATTGCAGCAGTTGGTAGTGACGGCCAATAGTGAAAGAAACAGTTACTCATAACAGCGAAGCAATAACAGAAGTGACAAAGGTGGCATATTGCTGTTATGCCATTAGTGGCAGCAGCAATGATAATGTAGAAAAAGGTTTAGAAAAGGTGGGCATCATGTTAGCTTTTTTGGATGTGCTGCCAGCTGCAGAGGCAGCACTAATAGCAGCTAAAATGGTGCTGCGGCAAAGGTGGTAGGTGCTGTGTAGTAGAGTAAGTGGTGGTGACAGCAATTGCAGTGGTGATGGCGGCATTGATGGTACTAGAAAGGTGCTATTAACAATGTTAGTTAGCTAAGAAacacaaaaatgtaaaaaaagaaaaagacagagaCCAATAATGGTTGAGGTAGTCACAATTGTGTTAAAATGGATGGTAACAGCGATGTTTTTTGGTAAAATctatagaaaattagaaatattaTAGAAGTTATCAGTGGGGTCAGGGATGCTGACAGTTTTGTTATCtgagaattcaaaaaaaaaaaaaatcaccccaAGGGCAGACTGGCTGGTCTGCTCAATAAAGGAGTTCTACAACACAATGCTCTCTTGATGCGTAAACATTCTGGATGCCAAATGGCATTAGGCACAACAGCTATGGCTTACATTGAAATAGGATCAATGTTCAGtgtctaaaaaaattatcacttttCCCAGATTCAGATAATTTAAAAGTATCATAGATATTTAAAATCAACAAGCATCAAATTAAATCTTTGCACAAGACACTAAATAAAAGCTGACATGCAACAGTAAATGACCTTACGAAAACCGGTTGGAGCTGGTGCAAAAACTCGCATCTGCTTTTCTGATGGAAGAGCTGAAAATATGGGAGCAGTTAACAACTTTTGTCTTCCTTCAGGTAATTGTTGAAGTCGTTCCTTGATAAGCCTTTCAACAGATTCAATCTCTTCTTGCCCAGTCAAAAATACAAGCATGTCACCAGGGCCCTCCTCTAGATGAATCTACAAGATGAAAACATACGggtataattttaaaagtcaaaattttaaaaagcacaaactaaaaattgttgttgattGGTGCTGCATGTGAAAAGCAAATAGGAAgacagttttatttttttgataagtaaaaaaaaaaaaaacagttattGTGTTATTGCTAAGGAGCTTTGGTTgctaattttcaaaatcttctGGATCTCTTGGGTCAGAAAGCTTTTGGGCTGCTGGGGACAAAGCTTCAAACGACATCAAAGTCTTGATATGTGGAATGCTATACCTTTGtgcttgatgtggtgcatttggaggAGAAAAATGCTAGGGAAAAGATTGGTTTCTGTTAAATTGTTCTTAATAACAATCTTCTGGATAGAACTTAACTCGTTTAAGTGATAGAATCAAATCAAAGA
This genomic stretch from Quercus lobata isolate SW786 chromosome 3, ValleyOak3.0 Primary Assembly, whole genome shotgun sequence harbors:
- the LOC115979066 gene encoding pre-mRNA-splicing factor ATP-dependent RNA helicase DEAH10 isoform X3: MPSMAQGGLRNFTENPSQLNRKFPNHEAKVDPFSRKQKIAQHRKSLPIASELPQFLFNAGFCRDGRTIGITQPRRVAAVTVAKRVAEECDVQLGQRVGYSIRFDDTTSGSTRIKYMTDGLLLREALLDPYLSKYSVIIVDEAHERTVHTDVLLGLLKNVQKARSKTSNDRLNIENKRTNDRTLLDKDNEDQAISFLKQCQGSKFPPLKLVIMSASLDARGFSEYFGGAKAVHIQGRQFPVDIFYTHYAEPDYLDAALITIFQIHLEEGPGDMLVFLTGQEEIESVERLIKERLQQLPEGRQKLLTAPIFSALPSEKQMRVFAPAPTGFRKVILATNIAETSVTIPGIKYVIDPGFVKARSYDPLKGMESLIIVPTSKSQALQRSGRAGREGPGKCFRLYPEGEFEKLEDSTKPEIKRCNLSNVILQLKALGVNDILGFDFMEKPSRASIVKSLEQLYLLGALTDECKLSNPVGHQMARLPLDPIYAKALILASQFNCLEEMLITVAMLSVESIFYTPREKLEEARTATKCFSSPDGDHLTMINVYRASNEFLEKKTVGLSKEKSEKILRKWCKDNFINSRSLRHARDIHGSVYYYPCQVLCCSQIQGHVEQMGLCVASCGDDMLQFRRCLAASFFINAALKQPEGTYRALASGQVVQIHPSSVLFQAKPECIIFNELVQTNHKYIRNITRIDYLWLSELAPQYYCMQN
- the LOC115979066 gene encoding pre-mRNA-splicing factor ATP-dependent RNA helicase DEAH10 isoform X2, yielding MPSMAQGGLRNFTENPSQLNRKFPNHEAKVDPFSRKQKIAQHRKSLPIASVEKRLVDEVRKNDTLIIVGETGSGKTTQLPQFLFNAGFCRDGRTIGITQPRRVAAVTVAKRVAEECDVQLGQRVGYSIRFDDTTSGSTRIKYMTDGLLLREALLDPYLSKYSVIIVDEAHERTVHTDVLLGLLKNVQKARSKTSNDRLNIENKRTNDRTLLDKDNEDQAISFLKQCQGSKFPPLKLVIMSASLDARGFSEYFGGAKAVHIQGRQFPVDIFYTHYAEPDYLDAALITIFQIHLEEGPGDMLVFLTGQEEIESVERLIKERLQQLPEGRQKLLTAPIFSALPSEKQMRVFAPAPTGFRKVILATNIAETSVTIPGIKYVIDPGFVKARSYDPLKGMESLIIVPTSKSQALQRSGRAGREGPGKCFRLYPEGEFEKLEDSTKPEIKRCNLSNVILQLKALGVNDILGFDFMEKPSRASIVKSLEQLYLLGALTDECKLSNPVGHQMARLPLDPIYAKALILASQFNCLEEMLITVAMLSVESIFYTPREKLEEARTATKCFSSPDGDHLTMINVYRASNEFLEKKTVGLSKEKSEKILRKWCKDNFINSRSLRHARDIHGQIQGHVEQMGLCVASCGDDMLQFRRCLAASFFINAALKQPEGTYRALASGQVVQIHPSSVLFQAKPECIIFNELVQTNHKYIRNITRIDYLWLSELAPQYYCMQN
- the LOC115979066 gene encoding pre-mRNA-splicing factor ATP-dependent RNA helicase DEAH10 isoform X5 is translated as MPSMAQGGLRNFTENPSQLNRKFPNHEAKVDPFSRKQKIAQHRKSLPIASVEKRLVDEVRKNDTLIIVGETGSGKTTQLPQFLFNAGFCRDGRTIGITQPRRVAAVTVAKRVAEECDVQLGQRVGYSIRFDDTTSGSTRIKYMTDGLLLREALLDPYLSKYSVIIVDEAHERTVHTDVLLGLLKNVQKARSKTSNDRLNIENKRTNDRTLLDKDNEDQAISFLKQCQGSKFPPLKLVIMSASLDARGFSEYFGGAKAVHIQGRQFPVDIFYTHYAEPDYLDAALITIFQIHLEEGPGDMLVFLTGQEEIESVERLIKERLQQLPEGRQKLLTAPIFSALPSEKQMRVFAPAPTGFRKVILATNIAETSVTIPGIKYVIDPGFVKARSYDPLKGMESLIIVPTSKSQALQRSGRAGREGPGKCFRLYPEGEFEKLEDSTKPEIKRCNLSNVILQLKALGVNDILGFDFMEKPSRASIVKSLEQLYLLGALTDECKLSNPVGHQMARLPLDPIYAKALILASQFNCLEEMLITVAMLSVESIFYTPREKLEELWPARNRMEMAAVRSCEGFSDLWFWRNKRTKIVK
- the LOC115979066 gene encoding pre-mRNA-splicing factor ATP-dependent RNA helicase DEAH10 isoform X4, which translates into the protein MPSMAQGGLRNFTENPSQLNRKFPNHEAKVDPFSRKQKIAQHRKSLPIASVEKRLVDEVRKNDTLIIVGETGSGKTTQLPQFLFNAGFCRDGRTIGITQPRRVAAVTVAKRVAEECDVQLGQRVGYSIRFDDTTSGSTRIKYMTDGLLLREALLDPYLSKYSVIIVDEAHERTVHTDVLLGLLKNVQKARSKTSNDRLNIENKRTNDRTLLDKDNEDQAISFLKQCQGSKFPPLKLVIMSASLDARGFSEYFGGAKAVHIQGRQFPVDIFYTHYAEPDYLDAALITIFQIHLEEGPGDMLVFLTGQEEIESVERLIKERLQQLPEGRQKLLTAPIFSALPSEKQMRVFAPAPTGFRKVILATNIAETSVTIPGIKYVIDPGFVKARSYDPLKGMESLIIVPTSKSQALQRSGRAGREGPGKCFRLYPEGEFEKLEDSTKPEIKRCNLSNVILQLKALGVNDILGFDFMEKPSRASIVKSLEQLYLLGALTDECKLSNPVGHQMARLPLDPIYAKALILASQFNCLEEMLITVAMLSVESIFYTPREKLEEARTATKCFSSPDGDHLTMINVYRASNEFLEKKTVGLSKEKSEKILRKWCKDNFINSRSLRHARDIHGSVYYYPCQSNSRAC
- the LOC115979066 gene encoding pre-mRNA-splicing factor ATP-dependent RNA helicase DEAH10 isoform X1: MPSMAQGGLRNFTENPSQLNRKFPNHEAKVDPFSRKQKIAQHRKSLPIASVEKRLVDEVRKNDTLIIVGETGSGKTTQLPQFLFNAGFCRDGRTIGITQPRRVAAVTVAKRVAEECDVQLGQRVGYSIRFDDTTSGSTRIKYMTDGLLLREALLDPYLSKYSVIIVDEAHERTVHTDVLLGLLKNVQKARSKTSNDRLNIENKRTNDRTLLDKDNEDQAISFLKQCQGSKFPPLKLVIMSASLDARGFSEYFGGAKAVHIQGRQFPVDIFYTHYAEPDYLDAALITIFQIHLEEGPGDMLVFLTGQEEIESVERLIKERLQQLPEGRQKLLTAPIFSALPSEKQMRVFAPAPTGFRKVILATNIAETSVTIPGIKYVIDPGFVKARSYDPLKGMESLIIVPTSKSQALQRSGRAGREGPGKCFRLYPEGEFEKLEDSTKPEIKRCNLSNVILQLKALGVNDILGFDFMEKPSRASIVKSLEQLYLLGALTDECKLSNPVGHQMARLPLDPIYAKALILASQFNCLEEMLITVAMLSVESIFYTPREKLEEARTATKCFSSPDGDHLTMINVYRASNEFLEKKTVGLSKEKSEKILRKWCKDNFINSRSLRHARDIHGSVYYYPCQVLCCSQIQGHVEQMGLCVASCGDDMLQFRRCLAASFFINAALKQPEGTYRALASGQVVQIHPSSVLFQAKPECIIFNELVQTNHKYIRNITRIDYLWLSELAPQYYCMQN